Within the Peromyscus maniculatus bairdii isolate BWxNUB_F1_BW_parent chromosome 2, HU_Pman_BW_mat_3.1, whole genome shotgun sequence genome, the region CCGCGCTGGAGAGGTTCCTTCCTTGATTCCGGGGTGGAGGACACCCCCTTGTCTGAGAGACCTTGAGTTTTCAGCTCAGGCCGCCAGGCACTATTAATAGGAGATTCTAGCCCGGCTGCCATTGGGACCTCGGTAACTTGGGCCGCGGGGGAACCAACCCTGTGGGGAAGGCCGATGGTGCCTCCAGTACTTGATGGGGCAACTTCCTCAACCACCAGAGCTCCCCGCTCCACCCCCCATACAGAGTTCTTCTgtctagccttggctgtcctggaactatcgctgtagaccaggtttgcctcaaactcagagatctgcatgtcTCTGTCTACCACCGCTGCTCTGCCCAccagagccttttttttttttttttttttttttggtttttcgagacagggtttctctgtgtagttttggtgcctgtcgtggaactcactctagcccaggctggcctcgaactcagagatccgcctgcctctgcctcccaagtgctgggattaaaggcgtgcgccaccaccgcccagctccaccAGAGCCTCTTATTGGAGCTGTTCCTCCATAGAAACAGGAAATTGAGATGTGGACCACATGTCTATCCCATAAAGGCAGCAGGGTGAGGTTCTTGCTGCGGTGAACCCTGCCTCAAGCAGGAGCCCCATGTGTCCAAGCCCAGAGTGAGACACAGCACACAGGATCTTCCTCTGAATCCCGTGTCCTGGCCTTCCCAGATGTTCTAGGCCTTGTTGCTTTGCCTGACAAATCCATCTGGGTCTGAGCCTCTCCCCAAGGGTAAGGGGTGGGCACAAAGGACTGCCCCAGGGCCTGCAGATGTCCTTGGTCCCTTCTCCAATCTACTGCCCTGCACATGCATACgcagtgcacacatgtacacatgctaGAACAGACAAGTGTCCCAAGGACAAGAAACCTATATCCCACCACAGACACAAAGTACGTAGATTTGGACGCTCCCACAGCCGTGTTCCTGGCCCCTCTCATTTTGGTGGTACAGCTGCAGGGGGAAGGACTGGGGTGAAGGTACCTTTGTTTCCCTCTCTAGAGGCAGTCACCTCTAGTTCCTCAAGAGCCTGGGACAGCTAGTTCCCCCCAGCTCATCAGGCAGGCAGAGATCTGGggatatatattttcctttaagtaGCCAGTGTGGAACGGTTCCCACTGAGGAGCAGTTGCTGGATCAGGGCCCACTCGCAGAAGGAGCCCAgatgggaaggggaggcagagtcTGAGACTAGGCAGGTAAGAGGATAAACTTGAATGTTGGGGACAGACTGTCCGCTGATCATGGACACTTGAAATCCTCTGGGGTTCAGGACGGGGTTGACAGAAGGTGAACAGGGGGTGAACGGGCAGCTTGTAAGAGCCAGCACAGGACCCAGGAAGCATGAGAAACCCGGCTTGCCTAAGTGAGACTGGGTTAGTGGCCTGAGTCTGGCTAAGCTAAGCAGCTTCCTTTTTAGCAGTGGAACTGAGCACATGGCCCCTGACATTTGAGAGTTGCCATGGAACAGCTATAGGGAGGGCTGAGGGGCACCCTCAGGTCGGCCTTTGCTGGAGATCCTGGGAGGGTCCCCACATTAAGTTCCCTGATTCCCTTGGATGTATTGTCCCTGGTTTCCCAAATAGGCCTTTGTGTATCAAGATCAATGTGGACCAAAGCATGGGCCCAGCTTCCTGCCAGGTCCATACTCAGGGAGAGGGCGGCCCATCCCAAACTGGCCGGACACCTGGCCCAGTACAGGATACTATGAAGACAAGTTAGGCTAGCCaactcctcctgcctgtgcccaCCTGCAGTGGGCCACCTGTTCCAGGGCTTGGTGCCCCTGACGCCAAGACTCCTACCAACCTGGCACAGGCCTGATCACAGATGGCCTTATGTGTCACCAAGACCATGGGGTGGCAGGGGTGGACAGGCATCCAGGCCTCAAATATCCCCGTCCTCATCCCCTCCCCAGGGTCAcctggctggggagaggggaaacAATGAATTTTCGCCACGTACTGGGTGTCTGTGGGGCAAGTTTCCATGCCTAGCATCTTGAGTCACAACTCTGCCTTTTGCTTTTGGAGTCTACTTCTTGTACAGAATGGACTCCAGGGCTTCCAGACACCTAGGCCACCAAAAACAGGACCAGAACTCTTGCAGAGCAGGCAGAGTCCTTTTCTAACTCAGGCCTGCACGGTGGGGCCAGGGAGAAGTCTGTGGccccaggacaggcttcaaagcagGTGCCAGGCAGGTATAGACAGAGGTGGCAGGCCTAGGTCAGGGTCTGGGCTGGATGGCCTGAGGGaggagatgggcctctggacaAGTGGGGCATGTAGAAGGTACAGGCTATCACTACAGAGGGAATGAGCAGGATGAAGGGCTGACCAGACTGGCTTTATACTAACAGGACATTGGTGATtgattatgtaccctaataaaatttgcctgaagatcagaaaacagaacaagccactagattaaacagatgccaggcagtggtggcacacacctttaatcctagcactcgggaggcagaagtccgtctggatttctgtgagttcaaagccaccctggactacatgagattgattcagtctagaagagaaacagagccaggcagtggtggcatacactttgcctttaatcccagcattaggaaggttgagacaggaagtgatggctgggcagagaaactcgtatataaggcatgagacagaaactgaaggctttttcagctggaGTCTTTCGGGTAAGGATTTCaatcagaggattcgtggagttggtgaaatgtggcagtggcttgttcctgtctctctggcctttcagcacttaccccaatatctggcaccaggtttcttactgtaagaccttttaagattcaagcAACACTTAGGCTTTCCATGGAAGAAGCCTGGGATCTGTATTTCCAAATAACAGCTTGTCTGGCCTGGGGCCAGCCCCCCTGACTCTAGGGTGGAAGGTAGGGCCAGGAGACAAGTAAGTCCAACTGCTAGTGGGCAAGGCAGGGTGTGACTCCTGGTGACCGAGTACAAGTGAAAATGTGGATGTCACAGAACATGGGTGGGAATTAGGACCACCTGAGAGCTGCCAGCTCTACTCAGGGGTTCCCTAGGTCTTGAGAAACTTGGAAACAGGTACCATCCAAGATGGGGTTTCAAGAGCTGCAGCTAAGTCCAGGGGCAGCCATGCCCATAGAGGCCCTGGCTGATGTAGGAGACCTCAGCCAGgcctgggatggggggggggggttattcaCCCAGGCCTCTCCTCCTTCAACCCTTCCAGGGGTCCTGGTTCCCTTTGGATGTATTCTGGGCCAGGGGTACCCATAATTCTCTTAAGTTCACATCCAGAGATGAAGCCTAGGTCAACTCGAGACAGGAGGCTGATCTGAAGCCTTGCAGAAAGCTGCTGTTGGAGCTGAGAGCCCCAGGGCCAGCTGCAtgcctttcccctgcctcctgctcctaTAGATTCTGCTGCACTCGATGCCAAGGTTGTCTGCAATCAGGCCTTCCTCTGGCTACTCCTCATTTTTCATGCATCCATCCTACCAGTTATAGAGATGGCTTCTAACAGTCATCCATAGTCATTGAAAAGAACACATGTCCAGACCCCAGCCTCAGTAGGCCCTTGGTCACCCAGTGCTACAGCACAGCTCTTTTCTCAGTTCATGCCTAGGCTGCCAGACCCTCAGTGATGACCTGTGAGctgccccaccacccccaccccacaccccttgAGACAAGGTTCATAAGACAAATAcactaggctgtcctggaactacgtAGACCCGTCTATCCTTAAACCTGTGGTGATTCAACTCTGTTGGTCTCTTTAGTGCTGgaggcaccaccacaccagggtcCAACTGTTTTCTTCTGAACCCCTGGATATGGCGAATGGGAAGCCCGGCTAGGATGGACTTCTCCAGGCTAAGCCGCTTCTGCTCCTCTTTCTGCAGCTCTTAGGAGAACCTTCTGCCACCCGCCCCCCAAGCATGACGGGGAAGCCAAGTCAGATGGAGGGCTCTCCCCTCCCTGCCAGGAGGCACTGGGACAGGAAGAACTGGGGTACTGGTCTTGTGTGGCCGGCTGATGCCCCGCTCACAGGCTCCTGTGGTGAAGGCTGCGGACTCTGGGATAAGACTCTGGCTCCATGAAGGTtaacaggaggcagggagggctgAACACGAGGGAGAAGCACTGGGTCTATGGTTCTGAGACTCTCTTCTCCATAGTACACAACCCAGGTGCTTCCTGGgcgggagggtggggagggaatgTAATGTCCCAGAAAGTTTTGATCCAGACCACCTTTATGGAAGCCCTGTCAGGAAGGGCCACACCCAGTCCATCTGTCCAGCACTGCCCACCGTGAGTCCTGTCCCAGCCTGGTCAAGGTTCCCAGTCCAGGGTTCCTGGTAACAGTTGAGAGTGACCACAGCCCCAGGTCTAACCTGTAGAGATGCTGTCCCCCCTTTCCTGAGGGCTTGACTGCAGGTATGGGGGCTGCCAGCGCCCACGGTACTCTCAAAGTCCTTTATTGTACAACGTCATCtgtttggggagaggggaggggcaaaagGACTAACAGGTACACAAGGAAATAGATAAATATgccaagctttttcttttttcctttttaaaatcaggCATTTATAAACAAGAAAGCATAcattaattacataaaaatagTTCTCGAGTAGCAGAGTAAGCCATCATATTGTCATTAGCAGCAGCACAGGACTGGGGGGCGCAGGGGCTTGGGCAGTGATGAAGGTTGAGGTGggtctatttttctttaattgatgaAAATGTCATTTGAGAATCCTGACTTaacgcaccccccacccccaaaccctaGGGTGGGCATGTGGGGAGAGACCTCGGAGGATACTCTGAGTAGGAACTGGGGTTAGTGGGTGGCCATGGAGGACACCACATGGGAAATGCCACAAGACGCTTCTGTCCCCTCTGGCAGATGAGCAATTTTTCCTCAGTTAAAAACAACCCAGAAAACAAGACAACCAGCAGGTAAGAAAAGTTTCTGGAAAAGGAATCACCCTATACACGTATAATACAATGGTGTGAAATGGAAAAAGTATTTACATGTGAGTTGTTTTTACATTGGCTAGTTCTGTATGAAAAGCAGGGTGTCATGTGTATGAATTAGCTGCTCACCAATGagtgttattgctgttgttttttccCTTCGTTAAAAAATTTTCAGGATAGAAATAATGAGTAAACTGATAAAGGATTTAACATACAGGGAGAGTCAACAGCCAACATGATGGaaacctctcctccctttctctgaaAAGAAATTTGCAGCCTTCCTAAGGGGGAGCCAGGCATGCAGTACCTGGCTGTGCTCAGTCCACGGCAGGTCCTGCAGCAGGCAGGGCCGCCTTCCTCGGCAGCCACACAAAACACCCGGTGCTTCACTAGCTTCACCCGGGGCGGCCCGGCGTCTGGCAGAAGCATTAGAAGGACCTAGATCACAAGCTTCTGGTAAACGGGAGCCCTGCactctggtcccactgcctgcaAGGGCCTCACAGGAAGCAGGGGAGGAGGGACTCAGGAGGAACAACTCATGAGATGACAAGCCCTTCCCAGACCCAAGTCACCCTGGCCCGGGAGGAGGAGTCTCCGCTGCAGACAGCGTACTTCCTCCCCATAATGGGGCCAGTGCTGGACCAAGGAGGCCAGGAAACTGATGGTGACCAAAGCTGTGGCAAGGAGAGGCTCTACTGATAAAAGCAAGTGCCCCTGGAACCCGAGGCTCAGAGGGGCCCAAATCACTGTGATCTCCAACTGGGCAACAGGGACAGCCACACAGAAGCACACCAACACACTTAAAGCTTTGCTCCAACTAAATCATTTAGTTTTCCTTGAAGAAATGACTGAAAAACACAACTCTAGAAAAACAAGgctgaaaacagcattcttcgtGTTGCGTAACAAAACTGACCCTTTAGGAGACACGGTCATAATGCCCATGGGTGGGTCTAGCTATGGAGATGTGAAATCCATGCATACAAGTTTCATAACTGAgaggaaaaaaagccaaagaaaaaactCCAAATAAACGCTGCATATACATGACGTCCCTTTTGCATTGCACTTCAGAAGGGGGGGACCTGGCAGCAGCCCAGCCCCCCACAGTAAACCAAGGGCAAAACCCTGCAGACGACCTCGGCACCAAGTGTCAGGGCTTAGCAGTCTCCAGTCGCAGGCAGGCGCGAGTCCTTGAGGTCGTTTGTACCTGCCCAAGCCATCTCAACCTCCCTCAGCTCACGGCTGCCCTGTCAGGACTGGAGCAGAGGGAGGGCTTCTGTGTGATCTTCTCATGTAAATAAACACAACTGGAGGATGGGTGGTGGCCTCTTGTCGACTAGGAAATCATTTTTCAAGCTTGGGCATAAGAAATCTTATACAATTTGCATAAACAGTTAAGAGTAAACGAGATTATTTGGAATAAATGCAAGTAACGTATTTTGACAGTGGCAGATTCAATCGCTACTGAAGACGATATTTTGGGGGTAAAAAGACAAGTCAGGGTTTGCTGTACAAGATGCTGGAAGGCACAGAACGACCCCCAAGTTCAGTctctgcattttcattttcttgtgattCCCTTGTTCAACCAAGCACCAGAGGGGATTTCTAAGCACTCGAGCACTTAGGGTTTGAACTGCTCTAGAAATCAGTAAAAACCTCAGTTAACTGGGGAgtaaaaagagaagggagggttCTGACAAAGTGCAGTTCTAAATACATGtttaaatgaacaacaacaaaaaaaaaaaaagaaagaaaaaagtgatatAATGCTGTTTTTGTTCCAATGCTGCAGCCTCAGTCCCAAGACGAGAGGAGTGATGTCTGCTGCATTGAAAAGGGGTTGCTGTGGTCAAGCAGCGTGTGGGTGGGTGGGCGGTGTGTATGGGGACAATACAACATGACACTGGACCATGGCCACTGCCTAACACAGGTCGGCCCCTCAAGGTGTAGGTGGGCGGGGCATCCGGGGGCCTGACTGTGACTCAGGAGCCCTGGTGCCTGCACGGCAGGGTTAGTGGTGATGTTGGTGGGCGGGGCAGCGGCGGTAAGGCGGGCAGTGTTGGGGCTCATCGCGCACGCGGCACTCTCCCTGCTCTTCCTGGCAGCAGCAGGAAGACTGGGGTCCTTGTGGCTGAAAAAATAGACTCTGAAGAAAACCCTTGCTGTCCTCTTGCAGCCGCGGGCACAGATGAGCGGTGATGGCTTCCCAGGACGGTGGTGGGTGGGTGCCACCCCCACCAGAGTGGGTGTCCAGATGGCGTCACGTGTAGGGGCCTTTTACAGTTAGTCATTAAAAAACATGTTGATTTTCTGAATATCAAGTCTTCTTACTGGTTTTAAATAGCTTATAACAAAAGTGTAAATGTTAGAATGTTCTAGCAAGCAGAGGACCAGCTACAAGCCACAGAGCTAGTCTCAACTCTGGCTGCAGCTGGGGGACATGGCTTGCTCACTTGAACTTGGCCAGTAGAAAATTTTGCAGTGGATTCCAAAAGTATGTGGTTACAAACACTCGCTTGGTAATAGGCACAGTAGAGACGTTGTGCTGTGTGGCTGCAGAGGCGTGGGCTGGGTCTGCAGAGCCACGTACCCGCCGCCCTCTGCGCACGTATGGAGTCCATGTGGCAGTGGCAGGCACTGCACAGGCTAGGGATCCAGCTCGGCACTGCCCTCGCCACCCACATTCTCAGGCCGTGGCCGAGGCCACAGCTGCTCCTGAAGCTCCTTCACCACCTTCTCCAGGTGCTCACGGGCCTCACGTTCCCTCAGCAGGTCAGCTCGAAGCTGCTCTCGGTCCGCCTCTGCATGCTGCAGCTTTGCTTGCAGGTCCTCAATCTGAAAGGGATGCTGAGTGGTCAGTAGTGCCTAACACCAGCACTTACCACTCAAGGCCACATCTCCCTTCCGAGTTCCTATTTAGCCCTCGATGCCATGTCTGACCCACCTGAAGGCTCACAGGAAAAGGCCCAGATGTTGAGGATTAGGAGAGCCTCATCTGCTGCATCAGAGCAGGAACTGGCTCCACTTCCACCCTATATTTCTGACCCACAAGGGAACCAAACAGCACTACAGATGTAAAAgaccttccctgcctccctgggcTGGATCCCTAAGCTTTGGAAGCTGCCACTCTGCAGTAGGCAAGGTCCATCTCCTGATCCTAGCTTACAGCTTGCTTCCCAAGCCAGCACTAGGAAGGGCAGCCTATGTTCTGGGGCCACAATGGTCTTGGTGGGGAGATGGGAGCACCTGGGCTATGGAAAACAGTCTCTAGTTCCCAGGCCCAGGTCTGCTGGATACACCTCAGGGCCTCCAGGCATGGTACATCATCACCTCACAGATCCGCTTGAAATGGTTAAATGGAGGACGTTGGATCTGTGATAGCAGATATTCACTGTGCAGGTCAGTCTACCAGCCAACCCACCCGAGTACCTGGGCTGAATACTTGGCGCGCAGGCGGCCGGCCTCACAGCCCTTGTCACACACCCGGACCTGCCGCGCCTGCTCCAGCTCTCGCTTCAGGCGCACCCGAGACTCGTTGGCCTCTTTCATCTTCTTCTCGTTTTCAGCTCGGAGCCGCTCAATCTCTTTCCTCAAACTGCGCTTGGCCTCGGTGGCTTCACGCAATTTCTCCTTCTTGGCCACACGCAAGAATTCTAGCTCCTGGGAAGACACGTAGCAGACAGGTTCAAAGTACTGCCAGCCCAGCACCTTTGTGCCCACCCTGCACCCAACAGTCAACTGACCTGACTGTTAGCTTCCCTCCAGGGCCCAGCAGAGAGCCTATTACTAGTTGTAGGCTGTTTCTATCAAGGTTGCATCAGAACCTtctcacacctcctcctcctcctcccaaatgtacatgcacatgggtgggggagggaaacaCCAAGCAGGCAGTCTCAGGCACTGCACCTGAGGCCTGGAGGTGCAGAGGGAGCCATTTACTTTTGGTACTTCCCGTGCCCTTCCCCCACTTGTTAGAATGCAGTATGACACCCGTCCCCCATGAATAGTCATGTGGGAAATCACACCTCCACCCAGAATGGGGGCAAGAGAGGATGAGGGAATGACTAAGACTCACTCTGAGGAGAACATCTGAAATCCTGCAGCCCTGAGGATTGACAGGGTTGTGTTGTGCTAAAGCCCACGCATGTGAGGCTGCCCCCAGAGCTGCCAGACTCAGGCTGAGGTGTGAATTCAGCAGAGGTTGAGCCTGCAGCAAAGACTTAATGCTGAGCCCCGGCCAAGAGCTCCTCACTCTCCCCAGGCTGCCTGAGAACTGGGTCTCCCTTACTcatgtcagaaaaacaaaacagcatgaaAAGAAGGTCTAGAAACAGTGAGGTGGAGCCCAAAGAACCAGTAAGTAGTGTGTaagcacacacacccctcccaagCATGGACTTCCTTTTGGAGATGCAGCTTCAGAAGCCATCCCTGCACTCTATATGCAGAGCACAAGTCTTAGTAGTGGAGAATAAACCAACTCCTGACACAGCGAGAGGCATCGCTAGGATAGGCACTCCTCACTCACCACTGACACTGGCCTTTACCGTGGCCAAGAAAACATGCCAGTGCTTTCAGTAAGGCCCCCACACACAGGGAAAAGCTGCAGCTGAGACCACTATGGACGCCTTCCTGGAAGCACAGAAGGACTCTGGACATCGAAGTGCCTCACAGAGCTGggtcctccagaggacctgggaagaACCCCAATGCTCCCCAAGAGGGCTTGGGCAGACAAAAGGAAGTGGTCTTCTATATTTCATGGCCCGCCTGCTGTCCACTTTACCTGGTGCAGGCTGCGCTTAGCCTGTAGGGCTGCTGTTAGCTTCTCCTCCTGCTTCACACGCATTTTTACCACCTCATGTAGGAACTTCTCTTTGGCTTCCTTGGTATCCAGGCCACCCTCCAGGGCTTGCCGCAGATGCTCCAACTCTGCCTCCAGCCCACTTGGGGCATCGGCATGGGCTGCAGCATCAGGAGCAACCACAGGAGGAGCATGCATGCCTGGGGAGCTTAGGTCCTTGGCAGAGCTGGACGAGGTAAAGGACGGAGAGGACAGCGAGGACAAGGAGGAGGTGACTGAGGACAGAGAAACCAAAGCATTAGGCATTCTGGAATATACTGGCTTGGTCATACCATATGCTCCCATCCTACCCCATCCCCTGTACTGATGTCCAAAGGAGCAGAGTCCCATCCATACTTACATTCCTCTCTGCTTTCAACTTCCACCTCAGCCTCAGAATCCTTGTCTTCCTCTGGGGCAGCCACAGATGTCAGCATATCTGGGGCTCCTGGTGTTTCCATGGTCAGCTTCCGCTTCCGTGGCTGGATACAAGTGGTAATAGGTTCTGGTGCCCGAGAGACCACAGTGGTGCATGGTGAACTGTTCACAACCTTTTGCTGGGTTGGTGGTGCTAGGGCCACATTGGGGGCCACAGCTGTCTCAAAGCTCTTGTAGGAGTAAAAGCTGTAGGAGGCACAGATGCTTAGCTGGGGCACATCTGCTTCACAAGTCCCCACAGGAGCTGTAGAACAGGCCCTGCAAACTCAGCCAGGACACAGCAAACTATCTTCTCCCAACTCTAAATCACAGGTCAAGGTTCTAATGATTGGGAAACACAAATTTCCCCATAGGCTGGGCTAGGATGGCACACAGCTGGATCTTCATGTCCATGGAAGgctattacttttattttattttgaggtaggatctctaTGTAACCCTAGCTGGCTTAGAATTTGTTATATattccaggttggcttcaaactcacaaagattcatttgcctctgcctcttgaatgctgggattaaaggcgtggatcTCTGTGCCCTGCTGGGAAGCTAACTTTAATAGACAGGTCTGTGAACACAGTAACCTTACCCAAGACTTTAAAGTTCTAGATAGTTTATCCTAGGACTAAAGGCACCAACACCACTGCAGCCTGCTAAACCGGAGTTTGGTTCTCCTGTGCACTCCTCACTCACCTGTCTCGAATCAGGGCTGGGAGGTGTGGGGAGGTCTCTTTCTCACTTGCTGACACTGCAGGGGACCAGGGCCGGAAAGCAGAAAGGCGCTGGCGAGGGTGAGCGCAGCCAAGGCTCTGTCAAGAGAGTCCCCTATGTAAGTGACTACAGAGAAACAGGCCACTTTGTGTCCCTGAGACCAGGTAGAGCCAGAGTTGGCTCCAAGAAGGGCCTGATACCCTCCCCAAAGACCCCAGACAGGTTCCCACATAGCACCTTATTGGAGGAACCAGCCAAGGTCCGCAGCCAAGTGGACTGCTTGTCCTTCTCAGAAGACGCAGGGGACTGTGAGGAAGTGTCGTCTGCTTTGGGTCTTATGGAAGCTGGGGGCTCTGAGACCTGTGATCAACACAAAAGGCCCTGTTGGGATCCCTGGGCCCAGGCAGGGTCTAGTCTTCCTACCCGCACCATGGCAGCAAGCTCCCCACTGGATCATCATAACTCCTATGAAGCTATGAAGGAGCCCCATGTACCCAGAATATGTGGAGCCATGAACATAGTGTACCCTTGGCCCTGTGCAGAAAGGTAAGCCTGATGCCTCTGCTGAGGGGCAAGGGCGTCACATGAGAATAGAGAGGACACTGTGCAGCTGTGGGCTGCTATGAGGTGACCTCACTCACAGCTGCAGCAGGCTCTGTGTGGATCTGCCAAGATCCATTCTGGTGTCCACAGTGCTCTGATCCTTAGGTTCTTTGCCTTCGGTCTACACCACTTCCTTAGAATACAGATATATGTTGCTGGAAAGGCTGAAGGGGACTAGTCCCACTCCATGGCCCATGTCAGGAATGGGATAAATGACCCAGCAGTGACCACAGCTCAAacgtaagccagtaagcagctatGCTCAAGCTCAGAAGGAGCCTGGGAGGGCTGCCCTCGGCCCTTGTCACTGCTTCATTAGGGAGCATTAGAGAGACACCATCTCACCAGAGGAAAGAAACATTCATCTTGAAGGACCGTGACACACTGCACAAAATAAATAGCTTTACCAGGTGTTACCTTTGCTGTCAGAAGCTTACAGAAGCTACTCAGCACCCTAGCTTATCTCAGGCACCAGTTGTGGTCTACTTTGACACTCAGCACTAAGTGGCACACACCTGAGCCAATTTGTGTGGAAAAGCCTTGACCCTCCACCCAAATGTCACCCACCAGAGACATTCCATCTGCAAGACAATCACAGCATGGGCCTCACCCAGAGCAGAGCAGCCTATAAAAGCTAGGCTATACTATCTCCCCCAGCTAGGGCCTAAGTAGATGATAGGGACCCTAGGGCAGTAGAACCAACAGACATAACAGGGTTTACAGCTCAATCCCAGGCACAGCTGCGCCTAGGGAGAGGTTacctggggcggggtggggctggggatgaaGCCAAAGTGAGGTCTCTGGCCTTTAGACAAGGGGCCTCAAGTATACACAAGAGCAGGGTTCTTCTCCAGAATACTTGGGGAAACTCCCTACCACACAACTGCCCAGCGGAAGTGAGGCTGAAACCTTGCCCCCTGGAAGGGGCATAAGAGGCAGGCAGTCGAGGTGCCAACTTCCATGAAATTTAGACCGGAGGGACGGATCAGCCCTAGTGGAGGCCTTCACCAAGGCCCAGGTAGTGTCTAGTGCTTGTGCTGGATCCCCATCCCAGGTACCTGAGAAgtctgctgctcttccaaggatAATCCTTATTGGGACCACCTCTAGTGCTCAGAAAGAGAAGGACCTGGTGGTATAGGGAACCACTGGAGGGACTACATTGGTGTTGTTCCCAAATAAGCAGCTACCTAGGGGATGAGGCAGTGCTGTTCCTGGGGCACTGTCAGAGATAAACAAAGGCTCAGCTGGGGTGCACGttcctcaaagacacagaaataacCAAGAAAAGAGACACAGAAACCACCTCAGTTGTGTTGTAGCTTTCTAGAGGAAATGAGTCTCAACGTCACAGTGTCATTCAGCAGAGGCCCTGTCAGTGGAGGCCATGTGTACCCCCCCTGCAGGGGTAGACACCCAAGATGCTGGCTGGGGCAGAAGAACCCACTTCCGTAACTGCAAGGATCCCTCCCACAGTGAAGGCAGAAGGGTGGTGGTGTCGCACACCAGGGTGGAGCTTCCTGCCCTAAGCAGACACTGGCTGGAGCAGGTGCAGAAAGTGAGCTCTATTCTTTCACAGAGAAAGCCACAAGTCTAGTCTGGTGCTGACTTGAAAACTCCAGAgaccttgggggtggggagtatgaGACACCTCAGGCAGCCTCATAAGCCAGACTGTGGCCCAGCAGAAAAGGCTAGAAAATAGGACCACTGGATGAGGCTGCTTCCTGTGCAGAAgggcagtgtgtgtatgtgtgtgtgcgcgcgtgcacgccCAATTAGTGTATTAGGGTCAAAGTCTCCTAAGGCAACCCAGCTGCTTCAGACATGAGATGGGGAAGCCCCTGGAGCTAATGGAGGAGTCTGCAGGTACTTGGAGCAACTCTCCTGAGATTTT harbors:
- the Ski gene encoding ski oncogene isoform X2, with protein sequence MEAAAAGRGGFQPHPGLQKTLEQFHLSSMSSLGGPAAFSARWAQEAYKKESAKEAGAATVPAPVPTAAEPPPVLHLPAIQPPPPVLPGPFFMPSDRSTERCETVLEGETISCFVVGGEKRLCLPQILNSVLRDFSLQQINSVCDELHIYCSRCTADQLEILKVMGILPFSAPSCGLITKTDAERLCNALLYGGAYPPPCKKELAASLALGLELSERSVRVYHECFGKCKGLLVPELYSSPSAACIQCLDCRLMYPPHKFVVHSHKALENRTCHWGFDSANWRAYILLSQDYTGKEEQARLGRCLDDVKEKFDYANKYKRRVPRSLGCAHPRQRLSAFRPWSPAVSASEKETSPHLPALIRDSFYSYKSFETAVAPNVALAPPTQQKVVNSSPCTTVVSRAPEPITTCIQPRKRKLTMETPGAPDMLTSVAAPEEDKDSEAEVEVESREEFTSSLSSLSSPSFTSSSSAKDLSSPGMHAPPVVAPDAAAHADAPSGLEAELEHLRQALEGGLDTKEAKEKFLHEVVKMRVKQEEKLTAALQAKRSLHQELEFLRVAKKEKLREATEAKRSLRKEIERLRAENEKKMKEANESRVRLKRELEQARQVRVCDKGCEAGRLRAKYSAQIEDLQAKLQHAEADREQLRADLLREREAREHLEKVVKELQEQLWPRPRPENVGGEGSAELDP
- the Ski gene encoding ski oncogene isoform X1, with amino-acid sequence MEAAAAGRGGFQPHPGLQKTLEQFHLSSMSSLGGPAAFSARWAQEAYKKESAKEAGAATVPAPVPTAAEPPPVLHLPAIQPPPPVLPGPFFMPSDRSTERCETVLEGETISCFVVGGEKRLCLPQILNSVLRDFSLQQINSVCDELHIYCSRCTADQLEILKVMGILPFSAPSCGLITKTDAERLCNALLYGGAYPPPCKKELAASLALGLELSERSVRVYHECFGKCKGLLVPELYSSPSAACIQCLDCRLMYPPHKFVVHSHKALENRTCHWGFDSANWRAYILLSQDYTGKEEQARLGRCLDDVKEKFDYANKYKRRVPRVSEPPASIRPKADDTSSQSPASSEKDKQSTWLRTLAGSSNKSLGCAHPRQRLSAFRPWSPAVSASEKETSPHLPALIRDSFYSYKSFETAVAPNVALAPPTQQKVVNSSPCTTVVSRAPEPITTCIQPRKRKLTMETPGAPDMLTSVAAPEEDKDSEAEVEVESREEFTSSLSSLSSPSFTSSSSAKDLSSPGMHAPPVVAPDAAAHADAPSGLEAELEHLRQALEGGLDTKEAKEKFLHEVVKMRVKQEEKLTAALQAKRSLHQELEFLRVAKKEKLREATEAKRSLRKEIERLRAENEKKMKEANESRVRLKRELEQARQVRVCDKGCEAGRLRAKYSAQIEDLQAKLQHAEADREQLRADLLREREAREHLEKVVKELQEQLWPRPRPENVGGEGSAELDP